In Stomoxys calcitrans chromosome 2, idStoCalc2.1, whole genome shotgun sequence, the following proteins share a genomic window:
- the LOC131995346 gene encoding uncharacterized protein LOC131995346, which translates to MAPRNPEIHSCLICDRFHPLRFCRQFLEMDIGARRRAVREHGYCFNCLARSHRTYECTSDDVCKICRQEHHSLLHLYPMMRISRDELERSRARQRVERAPVNDAHAHNRQRHRDEDPNRLEARRQFDEERRRARRLIVRAPMGRNNVEGLRSSVPRYMIQLAIRTLKRVTEALDN; encoded by the coding sequence GGCTCCCAGAAATCCTGAAATCCATAGCTGTCTAATTTGCGACCGTTTTCATCCGTTACGTTTTTGCCGCCAGTTCCTCGAAATGGACATAGGGGCTCGTCGACGAGCAGTCCGCGAACATGGCTACTGTTTTAATTGTCTCGCCAGATCTCATCGCACGTACGAGTGTACCTCCGACGATGTGTGCAAAATATGCCGACAGGAACACCACTCCCTCCTGCATCTTTACCCGATGATGCGAATTAGCCGAGACGAGTTGGAACGATCCCGAGCTAGGCAAAGAGTGGAACGAGCACCAGTAAATGATGCTCATGCTCATAATCGACAGAGACACCGAGATGAAGACCCCAATAGACTGGAAGCGAGACGACAATTTGATGAAGAGAGGCGTAGAGCGAGAAGACTTATCGTCCGAGCACCGATGGGCAGAAACAATGTCGAAGGTCTCAGATCATCTGTACCTCGGTACATGATTCAATTGGCCATAAGAACCCTAAAACGAGTGACCGAAGCTCTGGACAACTGA